The Vicia villosa cultivar HV-30 ecotype Madison, WI linkage group LG1, Vvil1.0, whole genome shotgun sequence genome includes a region encoding these proteins:
- the LOC131638478 gene encoding pentatricopeptide repeat-containing protein At5g46580, chloroplastic, which produces MATSLSSVIHISFVDTKTTRTRFSISTPTSKSHRKFITTSSKSTPEVPISETTPPNNDKKNSSLSDQLAPLANTTLSTLPENQPKVLSKPKPTWVNPTKTKRPVLSHQRHKRSSTFYNPQLKEFQRFAQKLNNCDDSSEAEFMACLEEIPSSLTRENALLVLNSLKPWQKTHMFLNWIKNQNLLPMETIFYNVTMKSLRFGRQFGVIEELAHQMIDNGVELDNITYSTIITCAKKCNLFDKAEHWFERMYKTGLMPDEVTFSAILDVYARLGKVEEVISLFERGRATGWKPDPITFSVLGKMFGEAGDYDGIRYVLQEMKSLGVQPNLVVYNTLLEAMGKAGKPGFARSLFEEMIDSGIAPNEKTLTAVIKIYGKARWSKDALELWKRMKENGWPMDFILYNTLLNMCADVGLVEEAETLFRDMKQSQQCKPDSWSYTAMLHIYGSEGDAVKSMKLFEEMCKFGIELNVMGCTCLIQCLGKAMDIDALVRVFDIYVERGVKPDDRLCGSLLSIVSLSQVSKDEEKVLACLQRANPKLVAFIQLIVDDQTSFEAVKAEFKGIMSNAVVEVRRPFCNCLIDICRNKDLIERAHELLYLGTLYGFYPSLHHKSQHEWCLDVRTLSVGAALTALEEWMTTLSKIVKREEALPDLFLAQTGTGAHKFAQGLNISFAFHLRKMDAPFRQSEGKVGSFVATKDDLVSWVQSNSPSTSIAT; this is translated from the coding sequence ATGGCTACTTCCCTTTCTTCTGTCATCCACATCTCCTTCGTCGACACCAAAACAACCCGAACACGATTCTCCATCTCCACTCCCACCTCTAAATCCCACAGAAAATTCATCACCACTTCCTCCAAATCCACCCCCGAAGTTCCAATTTCCGAAACCACCCCACCAAACAACGACAAAAAAAACTCATCTTTATCCGACCAGCTCGCTCCTCTTGCAAACACAACGCTATCCACTCTCCCAGAAAACCAACCCAAGGTCTTATCAAAGCCAAAACCCACATGGGTCAACCCCACTAAGACCAAGCGTCCTGTGTTGTCTCACCAGAGACACAAACGGTCCTCTACATTCTATAATCCACAGTTGAAAGAGTTTCAACGTTTTGCTCAGAAATTGAACAACTGTGATGACTCTTCTGAAGCCGAATTCATGGCTTGTTTGGAAGAAATTCCGAGTTCACTGACCCGAGAAAATGCTCTCTTGGTGCTCAATAGTTTGAAGCCGTGGCAGAAGACTCATATGTTTCTGAATTGGATTAAGAATCAGAATTTGCTTCCCATGGAAACTATATTCTATAATGTTACAATGAAGTCTTTGAGGTTTGGGAGACAGTTTGGGGTTATAGAGGAACTTGCACACCAGATGATTGATAATGGGGTTGAACTGGATAACATTACTTATTCAACTATTATAACTTGTGCTAAGAAGTGTAACCTTTTTGACAAAGCTGAGCATTGGTTTGAGAGGATGTACAAGACGGGGTTGATGCCGGATGAGGTAACTTTCTCGGCTATTTTAGATGTTTATGCTAGGTTAGGTAAGGTTGAAGAGGTTATTAGTTTGTTTGAGAGAGGGAGAGCAACTGGGTGGAAGCCTGATCCGATTACGTTTTCTGTGTTGGGGAAGATGTTTGGGGAGGCTGGGGATTATGATGGTATTAGGTATGTTTTGCAGGAGATGAAATCTCTTGGCGTGCAGCCTAATTTAGTTGTGTACAATACGTTGTTAGAAGCAATGGGAAAGGCTGGGAAGCCGGGATTTGCGAGGAGCTTGTTTGAAGAAATGATTGACTCGGGGATAGCCCCAAATGAGAAGACTCTAACCGCGGTAATTAAGATATATGGAAAGGCTAGGTGGTCTAAAGATGCTCTGGAATTGTGGAAACGAATGAAGGAAAACGGTTGGCCTATGGATTTTATCTTGTATAATACATTGTTGAATATGTGTGCGGATGTTGGATTAGTGGAAGAAGCTGAAACTTTGTTCCGGGATATGAAACAGTCTCAGCAATGCAAGCCTGATAGTTGGAGTTACACGGCAATGTTACACATATATGGGAGTGAAGGAGATGCAGTTAAGTCAATGAAATTGTTTGAAGAGATGTGTAAGTTTGGTATTGAACTCAATGTGATGGGGTGCACTTGTTTGATTCAGTGCTTGGGAAAGGCCATGGATATTGATGCTTTGGTTAGAGTTTTTGACATTTATGTTGAGAGAGGAGTTAAGCCGGATGATAGGCTATGTGGTAGCTTGCTATCTATTGTGTCTCTTTCTCAGGTTAGCAAGGATGAGGAAAAAGTCCTTGCTTGTTTGCAGCGAGCTAACCCGAAATTGGTTGCCTTTATTCAATTGATTGTAGATGACCAAACTAGTTTTGAGGCTGTCAAGGCAGAGTTTAAGGGTATCATGAGCAATGCTGTGGTTGAGGTGAGAAGACCCTTTTGTAACTGCTTGATTGACATATGTAGAAACAAAGATCTCATAGAGAGAGCCCACGAATTGCTCTACCTAGGAACTTTATATGGATTCTACCCAAGTTTGCACCACAAATCACAACATGAATGGTGTTTAGACGTCCGAACATTGTCCGTTGGAGCAGCTCTAACCGCACTTGAAGAGTGGATGACTACACTCAGCAAAATTGTTAAGCGGGAGGAGGCATTACCAGACCTATTCCTAGCCCAAACCGGTACCGGTGCTCATAAGTTTGCACAAGGGCTCAATATTTCATTTGCCTTTCATTTGAGAAAGATGGATGCTCCATTTAGGCAGAGCGAGGGTAAAGTTGGTTCATTTGTTGCAACAAAGGATGATTTAGTCTCTTGGGTGCAATCCAACTCTCCGTCGACATCTATTGCAACATAA
- the LOC131638485 gene encoding protein phosphatase 2C 29: protein MGSGVSSLCSCLEPVHRTKRTQQKDDLFTATEPLDETLGHSFCYVRSSARFLSPSHSDRFLSPSTSLRFSPTHESLPKTRPDFPETSFKAISGASVSANSSVPKAVIQLEEESSAAVDSGGGVGKGIVVNGFESTSSFCALPLQPVPRGGELFEGSGFFLSGPIESGAHSGPINAGSAADSGVSGGRDVPFSAPLGGMYGRKRGVSGFRKAFQRKVSEKKRPWVVPVLNFVGRKEVSGSEGKGKPVEAKSESNVQWALGKAGEDRVHVVVSEEQGWLFVGIYDGFNGPDAPEFLMGHMYRAVHNELQGLFWEVEEPIENHSSVEVKNKPEGENSSAGLVQRTETAPVAGTESKRRRLWEFLAEDPEDGLDLSGSDRFAFSVDDALSVSNNTNAGSASSRRWLLLSKLKNGLSSKQKEGNGRKLLPWNLGNEEEKGEKTEVENKPSASGIDGGRRRKLGPVDHDLVLNAMSRALQVTELAYLDMTDKLLDTNPELALMGSCLLVALMRDEDVYVMNVGDSRAIVAHYEPKEVQDTSNVESASKGGDVGVGSSTESIVEESFAIDGTQTEGAINLGNQDPAQEMRLAALQLSTDHSTSIEEEIIRIKNEHPDDPHCIVNDRVKGRLKVTRAFGAGSLKLPKLNAAVLEMFRNDYIGTAPYISCIPSLRHHRLCPKDQFLILSSDGLYQYLNNDEVVSQVESFMEKFPEGDPAQHLIEELLLRAAKKAGMDFHELLDIPQGDRRKYHDDVTVMVISLEGRIWKSSGKYL from the exons ATGGGAAGTGGAGTCTCGAGCCTGTGTTCTTGCTTAGAACCGGTTCACCGGACCAAACGAACCCAACAAAAAGACGATTTATTCACTGCAACTGAACCCTTGGATGAAACCCTAGGTCATTCTTTCTGTTACGTTAGATCTTCAGCTCGTTTTCTCTCTCCTTCTCACTCCGATCGCTTTCTCTCACCTTCTACTTCTCTTCGTTTCTCACCTACCCATGAATCTCTTCCTAAAACCCGACCCGATTTTCCCGAAACTTCTTTTAAGGCCATTTCTGGTGCTTCTGTTAGTGCCAATAGTTCGGTTCCGAAAGCGGTTATTCAGTTGGAGGAAGAATCCTCCGCTGCGGTTGATTCTGGTGGCGGTGTTGGTAAGGGTATAGTTGTCAATGGCTTTGAGAGTACGTCGTCGTTTTGTGCTCTTCCGCTTCAGCCTGTTCCGAGAGGTGGTGAGCTTTTCGAGGGGAGTGGTTTTTTTCTCTCCGGTCCGATTGAGAGCGGCGCGCACTCTGGACCGATTAACGCAGGTTCTGCGGCTGATTCGGGTGTTTCCGGTGGAAGGGATGTTCCTTTCTCGGCGCCGTTAGGGGGGATGTATGGGAGGAAGAGAGGTGTATCGGGGTTTAGGAAGGCGTTTCAACGGAAGGTGTCGGAGAAGAAGCGGCCGTGGGTGGTGCCGGTGTTGAACTTTGTTGGGAGGAAGGAGGTTTCGGGGAGTGAAGGGAAGGGGAAGCCTGTTGAGGCAAAGAGTGAGAGCAATGTGCAGTGGGCTCTAGGGAAAGCGGGAGAGGATCGGGTTCATGTGGTGGTTTCGGAGGAGCAAGGGTGGTTGTTCGTTGGGATTTATGATGGTTTCAATGGTCCTGATGCGCCGGAGTTTTTGATGGGTCATATGTACCGTGCTGTTCACAATGAGCTTCAGGGTTTGTTTTGGGAAGTTGAAGAACCGATAGAGAATCATAGTTCTGTTGAGGTGAAAAACAAACCGGAGGGAGAAAATTCAAGTGCTGGTTTGGTACAAAGGACTGAAACTGCTCCTGTGGCAGGGACGGAGAGTAAACGGCGTAGGCTGTGGGAATTTCTGGCTGAAGACCCTGAAGATGGACTTGATCTTTCTGGGTCTGATAGGTTTGCATTTTCTGTTGACGATGCACTTAGTGTTAGTAATAATACCAATGCAGGTTCTGCCAGTAGTAGACGGTGGCTGTTGCTGTCCAAACTCAAGAATGGTTTGTCTTCTAAGCAAAAAGAGGGTAATGGTAGGAAGTTGTTGCCGTGGAATTTAGGGAATGAGGAAGAGAAGGGAGAAAAGACTGAGGTGGAAAACAAGCCTTCTGCGTCTGGCATTGATGGTGGGAGAAGACGGAAGTTGGGTCCAGTTGATCATGATTTGGTTTTGAATGCAATGTCCCGGGCGCTACAAGTGACAGAGCTTGCATATTTGGATATGACCGATAAGCTTCTGGATACAAATCCTGAACTTGCTCTGATGGGTTCTTGTCTGTTGGTTGCTTTGATGAGGGATGAGGATGTGTATGTGATGAATGTTGGGGATAGTCGTGCAATTGTTGCACATTATGAGCCCAAGGAGGTTCAGGATACTTCCAATGTGGAATCTGCAAGCAAGGGAGGAGATGTTGGTGTTGGTTCGAGCACCGAGAGCATAGTTGAGGAGTCCTTTGCTATAGATGGTACTCAAACTGAAGGTGCAATCAATTTGGGGAATCAGGATCCTGCTCAAGAAATGAGGTTGGCAGCATTGCAGCTGTCTACTGACCACAGCACCAGCATTGAAGAA gaaatcATTAGAATTAAGAATGAGCATCCTGATGATCCCCATTGCATAGTCAATGATAGAGTTAAAGGCCGTCTTAAGGTCACCAGAGCATTTGGGGCTGGATCTTTGAAACTG CCAAAGTTGAATGCTGCAGTACTGGAAATGTTTCGTAATGATTATATTGGCACTGCtccatacatatcatgcatcccTTCACTACGGCACCATAGATTATGCCCAAAGGATCAGTTCTTGATCCTCTCATCTGATGGTTTGTATCAATATCTAAACAATGACGAAGTTGTTTCTCAAGTTGAGAGCTTTATGGAAAAGTTTCCAGAAGGAGACCCTGCCCAGCATTTAATAGAAGAGCTGCTCCTCCGTGCAGCCAAGAAGGCTG GAATGGATTTTCATGAGTTGCTGGATATTCCGCAAGGAGATCGGAGGAAGTATCACGATGACGTTACTGTTATGGTGATATCACTTGAAGGAAGAATATGGAAATCGTCAGGGAAATATCTGTGA